From the Pyramidobacter porci genome, the window CCTGCCCTACGTGCCCTCGGGCGTTCCCATGGGCGGCTCCACCGACGTGGGCGACGTGTCCTGGCAGACGCCCACGGCCCAGATCTACATGGGCACCTGGGCCAACAGCACGCCCGGTCATTCCTGGCAGGTCGTGACGGTCGGAAAATCGCCGCTGGCGCACAAGGGCATGCTCCAGGCCGGCAAGGTCATGGCCGCGGCCGGCTACGACCTGATGACCGATCCCGAACTGCTCAAGAAAGCCCAGGAGGAACTGAAAGAGCGCCTGCGGGGCGAGACCTACGTGCCTATCCCCAAGGGCGTCGCGCCGCGCGGCCTTTCCGGCGCCAAGAGCTGAACGCGCCCCGCCTTTTCCGTCCCGGCCGGCGGATTTTTCCCAAGGAGAGTCAGCCCGTGACGACCGTCGCGCTTTTTCACTGTGAAGACTACTCGCCCGCACGGCTCGATCCGATCGTGCGGGAATGTCTGTCGCTGCGCGCATTCCCGCGCGGCGGGTACGTGCTGGTCAAGCCCAACATGCTCGCCGCCCGCGTGCCCGACAAATGCGTGACCACCCACCCGGCGCTCGTCGATTCGGTCTGCCGCGCCCTGCTCGACCTGGGCTGCCGGCCGGTGATCGGCGACAGTCCGGGCATCGAACCGTTCGCGCGGGTGGCGAAGGCATCGGGCATCGGCGAGGTGGGAGCGCGCCTCGGCGTGCCGGTGCAGGAGCTGGGGCGCTCCACGCTCTGTCCGCCGGCGGCGGGACGCGTCAACAAACGGCTCGAGCTTTCGGCCGACGCGCTCGAGGCCGACGCCGTCGTCAGCCTGCCGAAAATGAAAACGCACTGCCAGATGCAGCTGTCGCTGGCGGTCAAAAATCTTTTCGGCACCGTCGTCGGCACGCGCAAGGCCCAATGGCACTATGCCGTGGGACTGGACCGCCGCCGTTTCGCCGATCTGCTGCTGGACATTTCGCTGTCGCTGCCGCCCCTGCTCTCGATCGTCGACGGCGTCATCGGCATGGAAGGGCGCGGCCCCGGCAACGGCCGGCCGCGCGCTTTCGGCCTGATCGGCGCGAGCGGCGATGCGCTGGCGCTCGACGCGGCGCTATCGGCCATGATGGGGCTGCCTCCGCAGGATTTCTTTCTGCTACAGGCGGCCCGTGCCCGCGGCTTCGCAGGCTGCGATCTGAGCGGCGTAAAGTGG encodes:
- a CDS encoding DUF362 domain-containing protein is translated as MTTVALFHCEDYSPARLDPIVRECLSLRAFPRGGYVLVKPNMLAARVPDKCVTTHPALVDSVCRALLDLGCRPVIGDSPGIEPFARVAKASGIGEVGARLGVPVQELGRSTLCPPAAGRVNKRLELSADALEADAVVSLPKMKTHCQMQLSLAVKNLFGTVVGTRKAQWHYAVGLDRRRFADLLLDISLSLPPLLSIVDGVIGMEGRGPGNGRPRAFGLIGASGDALALDAALSAMMGLPPQDFFLLQAARARGFAGCDLSGVKWRGDFDPSGRFPDVDIPALDALSLMPRFMDRFGRRFLASRPEQIRKRCIACGRCVAVCPAEALRLENETLFFDYAACIRCYCCHEMCPRDAVAFREGALMKLFALLRKTRRAGRGKI